GAATATCGTACAGACATAATAGAAAATTTTATGAAAGAAAATAATATAGACAGAAATTCTTTGGATGTAGTCGTTAGCCGAGGAGGTCATACAAAACCTTTAGAAGGTGGAGTGTATAAAGTAGATGAGGAAATGCTGCGGCAGCAGGCAAGCGGTAAATGGGGACAGCATCCATGTGACTTGGGTAGCAAAATAGCATACCAGATGAGCCAGAGTTGTAAAGCTACTCCTTTAATAGTTGACCCTCCAATAACAGACGAATTTGAACCTGTTGCAAGATTATCAGGACATCCTTTAATAGAGAGAAGAAGCAGCTTCCATGCTTTGAGCCATAAGGCTACTGCAAAAAGATATGCAAGGGAATATGACCTGAAATATGAAAATTTAAATTTAATAGTGGTTCATTTAGGAGGAGGAATTTCTGTTGCTCCTCATAAAAATGGACGTATGATTGATGGAGATAATGGACTAGAAGGGGATGGGCCATTTTCAACAAATCGTACAGGTGCATTGCCGGTTGGAGACTTAGTAAGATTATGTTTCTCCGGAAAATATACTTATAATGAAGTAATAAAAATGCTTAACGGCAAAGGTGGCTTGATGGCCTATTTAGGTACAGCTGATTGCAGAGAAGTAGAAGAAAGAGCTGTGACTGATGAAAAAGCAAGGTTATGTTTAGATGCTATGATATATCAAGTATGTAAACAAATAGGTTCAATGGCTGCAGTTCTCCAAGGTAAAGTAGACGCTATTTTAGTAACAGGTGGTATTGCTCACTCTAAAACGATAGTACAAAAAATTAAAGATAGTGTAGGATTTATTGCGCCTATAGTTGTCTATCCAGGAGAAAACGAAATGGAGTCATTGGCGAGAGGAGCTTTAGAAGCCCTTCGAGGAGAAAGTAAAGCGAGTTATATATCCCATAAATAGTTAACATAAATAATTTAAGAAGTACTAAAGGCATATTATACTAAAAAGTAGGAATAAATCCTGCTTTTTTGATGTTAAATATCGATTCATGTAAAATACAATAAAGTTTGGATTCAAATTTTAGTGATTCATGGTATAATTATGGCTAATAATTGTTATAAGAGAAAGGATGTTTGTATGGATACAAAAGATTTAAACAGTTTTTTGCAAGTGTGTCGTGACGGAAGCATAACAAAAGCTGCTAAGTCCTTGTACATAACGCCTCAGGGATTAAGTAAAATTATTATTAATCTTGAGCAGGAACTGAATATACCTCTTTTTTACAGAGCTGCAAACGGTTTAACTTTGACAGAGCATGGAGAAATATTAGCAGAAAGAGCTAAGCATATTATCTCGGAGTTAGAAGAAATGGAGAATTATTATACAAATTATATTAATATATCTGGACAATTAAGTCTGGCATCTGCTTATGGAGTTATTGCAGCTTTTTCACCTAAATTTCTTTTTGAATTTAAGAAAAGGTTTCCTAATATCAATCTAAAATGGTGGGAGTATTCAGATTTTAAGGCTGAAAGAGCAATTTTGGATGGGGATGCCGATTGCGGGCTGATAAAAGGTCCCATAAATAATGAAGAACTTGACAGCGAACTTATAGCTTCATACAAACCTATGGTTTTAGTTCCGAATGAGCACAAATTATCATCTAAAAACAAACTTAGTATAAATGATTTGAGAGATGAAAAAATTATACTTGAAAGCCGCGAATTTAAGATATATCATAATTTTAAAAAGGTATGCAAACAAGCGGGTTTTTCTCCTGTTATAGTTTTTGAAACTACTGAGCTGAGTCTTGCTCATAAATTATGCCAGCAGGGGCTCGGATTAGCAATAACAGTTGATTTTGCTGTTGAGGATATGCCATTGACTGGTTTTAAAGCAATACCATTTAAGAAAGACGGGCCCGTATGGGAAGTTTATTTTGTTACTAAAAAACATATAAGTAAAACTCATACGGTCAAATGTTTTGAAAGCTATATAAAGGAATATGTTAAAAATGATATAAGTAACAGTATTTTAGGTAAGTAAGTACATGACAAGATGTGGAACACTGCGGATAAGGTAATATTTTTTGCGGTTTTTTGTGTGAAAATTCATTATTGTGAGGTTATAAATATGCTTGAAAGCTGTAAATTAAGAGCAGGAGCTGGTAAATGCGTTGTTGAGGCAATGGTAGTAAAGTGTGGAAGGGATATAAATGTTGCAATCGGAGGAGGAGAAAAATATCATTTGGGTGCCGCTGCTGTTGCAGTACCCAGATTCGATTACAAGAAAGAAGTGAAAAGAACAGCATCGACAAGCGTCATATGTGTTCAGGGACACAGAGAGGATGAATTAACATATAAGGCGGCAAAATATTTGGCAACTGCACTTGACTGTACTGTTGTTGCGGCAATGGGAATTCATATTGACAATATTACAGAGCAGGAATATTGCCAGGTGATAGATAATGTAAATAAGGTACTTGACAATATTGTAAAAAAGTTGCAAGAATAAAAAACAAACCGGAGGATGGCATTTTTTTAACATCCTCCGAAAATAAAATCAGTTAAATTTATTCCATAATCTCCTATTTCAACATTCCATGTTGTTAGCTCTTCACCGTGCCAGTCTGTGCCGCCTGTTTTGATTAATTGATGGGCATCGGCAAACTTTTCATATCTTTCTACCAGTTCTTTATTGTGGTAAGGATAATATACCTCAACACCGCCAAGACCGTGGGGCAAAAGTATTTCCATTTCTCCCATATCTGCATTACCGATTCGTGCCGGATGAGCAAATACGGCAGTTCCTCCAGCCTGTCTGATGACTTCCACTGCTTCGGTGGGGTGAACAGGATAATTTTCTCTGAAATGTCCATGAAAATGCATTATTTTTTTTTCTAAAAATTCAGGCCAGTCCTTTAGAGTATAAGGGGCGCCATCAGCTATCATGGCTTTTAATATGTCTGACAAGGCTATGGATTGTTTGTATGAGGCATACTTTATCACCTTGTTAATATCAAAATCCAAAATGTGGTTTTTATAAAGCCAGTTATAATGCTCTGTAAATGTTTTGCCGAAGTAGTTTGAAATAGTGCCTAGAAGCTCCTGAAGCTGATTGTTATCAGTGTCTATATTATAGCCGAGTATATGGATTATGTGGTCGTTTGATACAGTGGATATTTCAACTCCCGGAACAACCCTTATATTTTCTTTTGAGGCTTTTTCTTGAATTTCCTTTACTCCGTAGGTAGTATCATGATCTGTTAATGAAATAGCAGGAATATTTTTTTGTTTTACGATTTTAATTATGTCATCTATAGTATCGGTTCCGTCGGAAAAAACGGAATGAATGTGTAAATCAATCATCGCATGCTCCCAAATTATATTACTTTATTATATCATTTTTTAATACTTTTTGCTAATTATTTATATGTCGAAAAGAGTATGCTCATATATAAACTTTTTTAATCATATTTTAATTTTATACTAATATATCTTGAAGCTTTCGCGCGTAATATATAAAATATAATATATAATATGATTTAATAAATGGGAGATGTGCAATGGAAATATTAATAGGATTAGTTGTGTTTTTTATATTTATATTTGCAGCAGTAAATATAGGAGTTATATTATTTAAAATTCTGTTTACGATTATAGGCGCTTTTGTAGGACTTGTAGTAATTATTGCTTTAATTCCACTTGGAATAGGATTATTGATAATTCCGGCTATAATTATAGGTATAATTGTGGCAATAGTTAAGTGTATACAATTTATATTTTAGTTAAAAAATATTGACAAAAGTTTGAGATTTATGTATAGTCTTACATAAGATAAACAATAATAAATAAAATAACCAGAAGCGATGAAAAGAAGAGTAGTTTTATAATCATGACATAGAGAACCGGGTATGGTGTGAGCCGGAGATTGGTTATAAAATGAATATGGCCTTGGAGCTTTGTGCCTGAGCTGATGCTAGGGCATAACGTGAGTACACGTTACAGTACACGGGTTTTTTGACCTGTTGAGGCACATATTGCGAGATATGTGCGAAAAAGAGTGGTAACGCGTAACTTCGCCTCTTTGCCTTTTGGCAAAGAGGCTTTCTCTTTTTATTCGGAGGCGCAATGAATTGCAAAAATGAAATATTAATGGGAGGAAAATATGAACAAGGGTAAATATTACTTAACGACTGCAATTGCGTATACATCAGGCAAACCTCATATTGGAAATACATATGAGATTGTACTTGCTGACAGTATCGTAAGATTTAAACGACTGAATGGATACGACGTATATTTTCAAACCGGAACAGATGAGCACGGCGAAAAAATACAAATTAAAGCGAAGGAAGCAAATAAGACTCCTCAGGAGTTTGTCGATGAGATAGCGGCTGAGATTAAGCGCATATGGGATTTGATGAATACAACATATGATAAATTTATACGTACCACAGATCCGATGCATGTTAGAAAAATTCAGGACATATTTAAGAAACTTTACGACCAAGGAGATATATATAAAGGATACTACGAAGGATGGTACTGTACTCCGGATGAAGCTTTCTTTACTGAATCACAGCTGGTTGACGGAAAATGTCCTGACTGCGGAAGAGAAGTACATATGGCAAGAGAAGAAGCATATTTCTTTAAGATGAGCAAGTACGCAGACAGACTCATGAAACATATAGAAGAGCATCCTAAATTTATTCAGCCCGAATCACGAAAAAATGAAATGGTAAACAACTTTTTAAAACCCGGATTACAGGATTTGTGTGTTTCAAGAACATCATTTGACTGGGGAATTCCTGTGACATTTGACGAGGGGCACGTAGTTTATGTATGGATTGATGCGTTGAGCAACTATATTACATTCCTTGGGTATGAAGCCGACGGAAACCATAGTGACTTGTATAAAAAATACTGGCCTGCTGATGTTCATTTGATAGGAAAAGATATTTTAAGGTTCCATACAATTTACTGGCCTATATTATTGATGGCATTGGGAGAAGAACTTCCTAAGCAGGTGTTTGGCCATCCTTGGCTTTTAGTCGGAGAAGGTAAAATGAGCAAATCAAGGGGAAATGTTATTTATGCCGATGATTTGGTAGATTTGTTCGGCGTAGATGCTGTAAGATACTTTGTGCTTCATGAAATGCCATTTGCTAATGACGGAACACTGACATATGAATTATTAATAGAAAGAATCAATTCAGATTTAGCAAATATTTTAGGTAATCTTGTTAATAGAACTATTACAATGACTAACAAGTATTTTGACGGTGAGATTCTGCCGCAATCGGAAAGCGAGCCGA
Above is a window of Sedimentibacter sp. MB35-C1 DNA encoding:
- a CDS encoding LysR family transcriptional regulator is translated as MDTKDLNSFLQVCRDGSITKAAKSLYITPQGLSKIIINLEQELNIPLFYRAANGLTLTEHGEILAERAKHIISELEEMENYYTNYINISGQLSLASAYGVIAAFSPKFLFEFKKRFPNINLKWWEYSDFKAERAILDGDADCGLIKGPINNEELDSELIASYKPMVLVPNEHKLSSKNKLSINDLRDEKIILESREFKIYHNFKKVCKQAGFSPVIVFETTELSLAHKLCQQGLGLAITVDFAVEDMPLTGFKAIPFKKDGPVWEVYFVTKKHISKTHTVKCFESYIKEYVKNDISNSILGK
- the metG gene encoding methionine--tRNA ligase, which translates into the protein MNKGKYYLTTAIAYTSGKPHIGNTYEIVLADSIVRFKRLNGYDVYFQTGTDEHGEKIQIKAKEANKTPQEFVDEIAAEIKRIWDLMNTTYDKFIRTTDPMHVRKIQDIFKKLYDQGDIYKGYYEGWYCTPDEAFFTESQLVDGKCPDCGREVHMAREEAYFFKMSKYADRLMKHIEEHPKFIQPESRKNEMVNNFLKPGLQDLCVSRTSFDWGIPVTFDEGHVVYVWIDALSNYITFLGYEADGNHSDLYKKYWPADVHLIGKDILRFHTIYWPILLMALGEELPKQVFGHPWLLVGEGKMSKSRGNVIYADDLVDLFGVDAVRYFVLHEMPFANDGTLTYELLIERINSDLANILGNLVNRTITMTNKYFDGEILPQSESEPIDNDLINLALETPAKVEKKMDELKVSDAIDEVFTLLRRSNKYIDETQPWILGKDENKKARLGTVLYNLLESIRISAVLLEPFLPETAQKIFTQLNTDKKDWESLQKFNGMVPGEKVGTPEILFARIDAAKKMEEINKMNEKKTGVAEKVQPEKKEESEEELITIDDFDKLDLRVAEIIKAEKHPNADKLLVFQVKVGDETRQVVSGIAKYYKPEDLVGKKVILVYNLKPVNLRGVESRGMLMAAEKGKKLTMLSTLEDIESGATVS
- the buk gene encoding butyrate kinase encodes the protein MYKILVINLGSTSTKVAYYEDDTCVVKSNIEHPSSEIKEFLNFWEQDEYRTDIIENFMKENNIDRNSLDVVVSRGGHTKPLEGGVYKVDEEMLRQQASGKWGQHPCDLGSKIAYQMSQSCKATPLIVDPPITDEFEPVARLSGHPLIERRSSFHALSHKATAKRYAREYDLKYENLNLIVVHLGGGISVAPHKNGRMIDGDNGLEGDGPFSTNRTGALPVGDLVRLCFSGKYTYNEVIKMLNGKGGLMAYLGTADCREVEERAVTDEKARLCLDAMIYQVCKQIGSMAAVLQGKVDAILVTGGIAHSKTIVQKIKDSVGFIAPIVVYPGENEMESLARGALEALRGESKASYISHK
- a CDS encoding PHP domain-containing protein → MIDLHIHSVFSDGTDTIDDIIKIVKQKNIPAISLTDHDTTYGVKEIQEKASKENIRVVPGVEISTVSNDHIIHILGYNIDTDNNQLQELLGTISNYFGKTFTEHYNWLYKNHILDFDINKVIKYASYKQSIALSDILKAMIADGAPYTLKDWPEFLEKKIMHFHGHFRENYPVHPTEAVEVIRQAGGTAVFAHPARIGNADMGEMEILLPHGLGGVEVYYPYHNKELVERYEKFADAHQLIKTGGTDWHGEELTTWNVEIGDYGINLTDFIFGGC